CATAAACCTTTTTCTCCAAGTGAAAAATGGACTCACCTGCATCCTTTTCCCGAAAATCATTGTTGGCACGGTCATCCCACCTACGGCAAAATTGGCAGCTACCCTCGCGCTCACTTGTCGGCCTAGTTCATCGTTTGCGTTGGCGTTTGCGTTTGCGTTGGAGGCGGAAGCAGTTTGAGCCCTCATGTTCAATCGATCTTCCCTTTGATCCTGATCTCTGTTTTGCTCGCCTTGTCGCACGTTTGCCCCTCTTGTACTATTTCCTCTACCTATCGGCCCACTCCTCTCAGCCCTTGCCCTGAGGCCACCCTGCCTCCCGCCGccaccatcaccaccaccaccatcaCTATCACCACCAACGTCACCACCACCGATATTCGCATTACCACCGTCATACCCATTACCAGCCAACTCTACCTGCGCTTCCGCCTCGGCATCGAAGAAATTGGGTAACGGTAATTCTCGAATGAAGAACCATCCCATTAACGGAAATAGGAAGCCTACAAGCAGACCATGGAGGATGGACATGTAAACTCCTTCTGCTGAAGCTACATTCAACCAAGTCAATAGATCGCTTTTCGTCAATTTATAATTGTTTAAAAGATCATGTTGATGATATATATAACATACTGGTAGCTGTATCGGCGGTGAGATCACCTTCTATCCATTGTTCTTCCAGGGCTCTGGCATGTTCATCATCTATGATTCCACATAAATCAGCTCATGTACTTCTTCCACCTTAGGCTTTGGTAttgaaagggaaggaaaaagaaaagaaaaaagaggaCTCACTGAGATCGCCGGTATTCACATCATCGGGTACTTCCTCCCCTCGACCCTCGTAGAATTGACGTCGCATATGCGCAACATCATCGGGAGAGAATCCTGAATCTAACAGCATATCGAATCCTCTCCGTCTAGGCATTGCCGGCTAGaaattaaaaaaaaaagttaCACACGCAAACGTCAGTTATCGATAGAGGGGATGCaggaagatgagaagaaggcatAAACGACATACTGCAACTTCCGGAACCTCGGCCTTGATACCCTCCTCCTTTCCACCAACGATACAATGGATCCAaatcatctccttctccccatccccattcccttcctcttctcctccatcctctAACCCACCACCATGACCACGCCCTTTCACTTCCCTCACGACCCCTTCCACAGCGCCTTCTGCCTGCCGTCTCACGCGTTCCTCCATAGCCTCTACCCAGGGAACTATCCGCACGCCATCACTCAACATTCGTCCCGAGTGGATTAAACGGAGGTTTCGGCCCTCGAGTTCGCCAGGGAGGGAGGAGCGGACGAGCGATTTGAGCtgggagatggaggtgGTGGGGGTGATCGGGAGGGAGAGGTTGGGGTGATGTGtgttggagaagatgatggtgaCCTGTCTCTTTCTATTTGTGTTTGTGTTTGTGTTCATGTCGGTTTGGGATTGGGAATGGCGGTTACTAGATGACGGATTGGGGTTTTCTAAGTCGGATGAAGATGGGTGAAAAGCGTCCAAGTCGATGGCCCGGCCTTTCCCTTTATCCAGCTTCCGTCTTGGCTGCCTcacatcctcttcctcttcctcctcctcctcctcttcaccgTCGTCGTCGCCGTCGCCGTCGCCGTCTACACCTCCATTCATATTTTCGTTGAACGGTTTCCGTCTTGGACCCGTGGTACCAGTGGAACCaggagaaagaggggaAGGGAGAGAGCCGGTATGTGAATCGGGAGAGGTGATGTACCGCCTTGCAAGTCGGGATGTGGTCGGGGTCATGGTGTTgtggagaggaaggagcGGTTCGGATTCGTTGGGATGGTCGGAGGACATGTCGCTAACTAGGGAGGAGGATACTGTAAAGATGTGttgaaaaagaaaaacGATGTTTACTTTGTAGACGTATCCATGGGCCGGCCGACGGGGGTCATGAATCGACGAAAGGGCGGAGGCGCGTTCAACCCCGCCGGCGGGCTGAGTGGTAAATAATTCGTCTGTTGTTGTGCCACTCGATTACCGCGCCGGCAACTTTTGCGATGCATATACACACCCAGATGTTCCAAGATCAGAAAAGAAACACATTGCATGCCATACACTCTACAATGCCAAAAAAGGCAGAAAATGTTCGATCAACGAGGCACGACGAAGGGGCACCAGCGGCACAAATGCGGATTCTTGAAAATCTATAATAGCCAAAGAAGGTTGAGGGGGTTTTGGGATAGGAAATAAATGTGATCAAGGAATGGGAGATTGTATACAGTGGAAAATCTGAACCTTACGGAGTAACAATGAAGGTACAGAAGGAATGAGATTTTCAATAAAAATGAATGAGACAGCCAGAATGAGCGAAAAGACAAGAAAACCAAAACGAAGCAGCCGGGAAGATTTGACAAGATTGTTATACGATCACTTGCGGTAGGTGCAGCAGGCGATAACGTACGGCAAGCATGAAAGAGAAGTGAAAGCAAATGCTACCCATACAAGATCTGTTTATCACCAAGTCAGCACGCCATACCACGAACAATCAAGATAAAAAGGACATACAGAGGGATGGACCGGCAGTGACATAGATACCTAGCTTGTAGCCATGTTGAACCTTGACGTTCTGCACCCATGCATCCTTGGCAATGACTGCTGTCCAAAGGGCAGCACCGCTGAACGTTCGGATTAGGACGGGATGAATGTACATGTCATGCCAGGAAACTCACAGCATAAGCAAAAAGGCACCGATACTAGCACAAATGGAGGCGATGAAAAAGGTGAGTCTAAGCTTGATAACACCAAAGATGAGAGCGAGTGCAGCGCCACAAGAGCCGACCTGTACATATTATGTTAGCCTACAGCTTTGTGGACAAATCTTATCTCCCTTGAAACATATGCACAGCCCCGCATCAACACGATCGACGCGTCGTACTCTATTGTTGACAACATCACGCTCTCTCCTCCGGTCCCATCGCCTCCTACCATACCAAGGCCCTAGACGATAGCTTCATCGATAAAGGATACGCCACTCACAAAGATCAAGCCAGTTCCTGCCCTGGTCATCCCATGATTGTAAGAGTTGTCTTTGAAGGTTGAGGTAGGAATGATGTCCACAGTCTGCTTCCTGAATTTGGCGGGAACATCACCGATCATACCAGCAAGGGGCTCCATCGGGTAAGCAAAAGCGGAAGAATTGCAAATTCCCCCACCATCCTTCTGGTAGCCACAAGCATCTGAATCAAAATATGTTAGCTAGCTAGAACTGGGGTGAGAGAGAGAGCCGACAAGGACGCACTGTACATGCCGAAGCGGTAGTACTGCCTGAGACCCTTGAAAGTCCCCATCAGGTCTGTCGTACTAGTATCGTACATGCCGCTTGCACTGGTGTTCGTGCCGCCTTGGAAACCGTTTCCATAGCTAAAAGGATCGAAACCAATCATTAGCATCCTGACGCGTCGAATTATGTCCGGGCAACCATAACCACCCAGGGGATTTGCTCGAGGTTACGGTCATGGAAATTCAATTACTTACGCAGCGACGTTGACCTCAGCCATGTATATGGACTTGACCAGAGCACCAGAGCTGACTTGACCAATGTGGgcgaagatgaggaggatgacAGAGATGACCGAAAGGATGGTCGCGCCTGCTACACAATGTTCGCCTCGCATGGTGGTAGGATGAGTGTGTTGGTCGGAAGTGTCTgaaaggaggaggaatggaTGAATATGAACGTGGGAAAAGAGTGTGGCAAAATGGAGTTATGTCGTGGATGAAAGAGGATTTCTCATCTTGCGCTgcttctttcttccttcctgcTGTGCTGATCTTCACGTCTTCCCTTTACTAAAGACCAGGATCCAGGCACGCCCCACGTGGCATGTAAACAAATTCCTTCCCTCTGGTCCTCTCACCATTATTCCCTCTCCCGATCCCGACCCTGCCGTCCTTAACCTTAATCTAAACAGCGAATAAGACATCCAGATGTAAATTAATATGGCGAGACAGACAACTCCATTCATCAATACAAAATCCCAAAATCAAATCACGAGCAGGTCTATACTATTATTACATTAGTACACCAATAGATAATTCGTATCCGCAGCTTCGTCCTAGCCTAGCCCCACAACGAGAAATCCGCAGGCACATCTAGTGAAAACCCATTCGTTCCCAATCCTCCCTCGTCGTCCATCAAAAAGCTAAAGATATCAAATCCATTCTGCTCATTGTCCACATTCAACATGGTCTCATTCGATCCTCCACCATTTGGCGCGAATGAACCggcagcagcggcagcagcagctgTGTTCGCCAGCGTCGACAAATTAGGACCGTTAGAAGGCGGGAATACGGGCAAGTTGCTTCCAGGAGGCAAATTCAGGTGAGCAGCTAAACCAAACGTACCCATAATAGTACTAGGATCTGAAATAGGTCCTGGCACATGACCAGAACCGTACGAGTGTGGTGGAGGATACTCGCCAGCTGGGTGGAATGTCTTTGAGGGCATACTTGAGGGTGCAGAATGGTGATACCCCTCGGTCTCGGCCTTGCGCTTACCGCACAACTTGTTACTGGTGTAGTCCGATGCCTTGTTGTGCGAAGCCATGGGGTTTCGGAACAAATTGTCGAGTAACGAAAGCTCGTATGGTAGAGCTACCGGGGGCAAAGGCGCAGGGAAAACGTTTGGAAGGGGGTCTTCACGAGACGAGGAGATGGGCGCACCACGAAGCAAAGAACGTCGGTTGGGGGATGACGAGATTGTAGTAGTAGGGGGGTCGAGATCGGAAAGCTGTTTGAAGATCGCCTGGGACACAGTACGCAAAGTGTCGTGACATGCAGCTGCTGAAGGCACTCGAGCTATGAAATACATGAGTTGGGAAGCAGCAGACTCGTTGTCGTTGTGAAACTTACGAGCAAGGAACTCGAGTACGCCGAGGCACGATTCAATATCCATCATCGCGTCATCAATCGAAGGCACATCGTGCCCCCCACCCATACTGTACAGATTGAAATAAGCGTACAGGAACGACAACCCTGCCATGAATGAAAAGTGACTCTGTTCCATGTCAGCGAACAGCTTTCAAATAGGGCCTTTTGCAGTTACTTACGGTCATCCAGAGCCAGCTGATTCGGTTGTTCAGCTGCATCCTTCTGTAGATTCGGATGATATATCCCGAGCTCGTGAGCACAGTCGAGAGGGCCTTCCTTCCTGGTCGAGGGCATCCAGGCGAAGGACGGAATAATAACAAGCAGGAGTCTATTCATGTTAGCGAGTCAAATATTGTGCTCGCCAATGATCACTTACTGTGGAATGAGAGCTCAAATCCCTCTGTCGAAACGGTTCCTCTTGGCTCCGGAGAAGTCTTGAGCCAGTGCTTAAGCCTGGCATAACAATCATCAAACCATTCATCCGACGGTATTCTCCCAGTTGACCCATGTACACCATAAGTGTTGAAAAGGATTTCGGACTGGAGCTGACGAAGCTTGGTGGTATGGAGGAAGACAGCTTTGTAGGAGCATGGTTCGCCAGTGGGGGGGCCATAATGTCCAGCGTGGATGTCAATGTCGTGAAGATTGGATGGAAGCTTGTACCATTGTAAGCTGTATCCCTCGGACCTTTGCTCGCGGAATAACTCACAGGGACATTAATGAAACCATCGGGGATACTGGGCGGTCTACCCAAAGATTGTGATAACAGTCGGTCCATCTTGTATGTACACCAAAACAGCCTTCGTCGCATATCCAGTTCAAGTGCGTCGAGCTGATCAACCTGAACATTATGCTCGTTGTGGTATCCGAGATCGACACATGCTCGGGTGGCAAGGCCGACAAGGAACCAAATAGAGCCTTTGTCAGGGTTGAGAAGGGAATACCACACCAAAAGGAGAATAGCTTGGAGACCGACTGCAAAGTGATATTAATGAGATAAGAGACACCATAAGACGAGGACATACCATAACTCTGTTCCTCGAAGACGGCGTCAAGGTGTTTCATAGCTTCGGCATGGAAAGCCTCAGAGCACGCTCGCAGGTCGTCTGGAGGGTCAACAAACCTCGACGACGCCATAGTACTCAATGCTAGTATTTGTCAGAAGGATTTTCAGTGGGATGAAACCTCACAAAGACTCACCAAGCACCATCATTACCACAAAGATATCGCCTTCCTCCACATCCGTTCCCTCACGAATTTTCACCAATTGCCTGCCTAGTGTCGGAATATGGATGATGGGCCCCGTAACACCGACAAAGTCGACATAGGCTGCAACAAGCCTTTCGACAGCAGGTTGAGGCGGCAAAGGCGGAATAGTGATTTTACGTTTGGGCTTGCCACCGCTCGACACGGAAAGTGTAGCAGAAGTAGCAAGAGGTGATGCACTCGGATGACGCTTGTGGCCAGAATGAGGCGTCAACACCGTTTCAGGTGAGGTATGGGCTTCTTCACGATCATTCCCTATTATAGGCGAATCAACTCCGCCAAGGACAGACCCACGGTCACTACCAGAGGCGTTAGAACCAGATGGGTTTAAAGAAGAGCCTCCGTTGGCTGCATGGCCCGTTCTGAGGGCAGCGTCATGTACCATTCTAGTAAGAGATGTCGCATGAAGGCTCGCAGCTTGACCTAAAGGATGCGATCTTGAACTAGACGCATGAGCAAAAGATGACCGCGATGAGTCGGAATTTGAGGGGACGGATGGATATGGGAAGTCCGAAAGTCGTCGTTGATGTTGAGAAGAATAGGAGGAGGGCCCAGCAATGTTGGGAGAGTCATGTGGAGATCGTGGGGATCGATTATCATGGAGGGATGGATCAATAGGGAAATCAGAGCGATAAGCAGAAAGCGCCTGAGAAGCATTGGCGGCGATTCCTTTTTTCGTGCGACCAATGGGGTCGTCTGAGGTGAGGGCAGCGACTTGGGCACGTAAGGACGTGATCTCTTGTTCAAGCTGATGCAGATAGCTATCCCAGAATATCAGCTCTAATTTCACCGTTGGATGCAGCTTATACAAAAGTTGTAACCCACTTTCTTGAGATATTTGTTTTGCTTATCGCGTCAAAACCAATACATTCCACTTTGGCTCTCTCGCATGCACTACAAGCTGGAAGCTTGCCATCACACTTTTGCTTTCGTGATCTACATCGAGTGCAACTGGAAATTGCTCTCGCGACCTTGTACGTGGATTGCCCGGAAACGTCGGGGGTTGTTTCCGTGGGCGTAGACGGCTGTGATGGCCTCGAGCTGTTTGATTTTGGTTTGTGGGGGAGTGGTGGGGGTTGCAAAGATTTTGGTGAGGTGGCGTCGTAAGGGGCGTAAATTTTCGTCTTGGACTGCTTTTCGGCTGGAGCCTTCATGATTTCCGTGATAATTCGGGATGCTTGAGAGGTGGATGTCGAGTAATCTCATCAGATAGGAGATGGGCGAAACACTCCCTCGGGCGACTCCGAAAAATAACCCGTGCCTACTCCACATTGTCTCATGCTTTTCACGCCTATTTCAGACGCGCCTTCACGAGATAGTCTTTACCTTGCACTCTCATCATCTCAAGATATTCAAATACACCCGACAAGCAAGCTTCTATAATCCACAACAGCCCACAATGAGCTCGCCAGAACCCCAGGATGAATCTCAACCCATTTCCGGATCCCCTTCGGAATTCCTTCGAAACATTGTTGGCAAGCGTGTTAAGGTTAGAATAGGAAGCGGAGTGGACTATACCGGTGTGTTTGTGCTGCTTGACGTTCCTTCCGTGAATTAATGCTAATATGTGATCAATCAGGTGTTTTAACATGTTTGGACGGATACATGAATGTCGCTCTTGAGCAAGCAGAGGAGTGGGCAGGAGAGGTGAAGACTGCTGTTTATGGTGATTGTTTCTTGCGAGGTAACAACGGTAAGTGTTTTTCGACCGAACATGGATCTCGTCGATAGCATGGTGTGTGACTTATACTTACGATTGCTCAGTCCTCTACATCTCAGCATTGGAAGACTTATAGATAGATCACAACCTTGCAGATAAGTTGGGCATGTATGTGTAATTACTATGATTCAAAAGCGAATCATTGGCACTTGCACGAAAGCCGCTCAAGCCGCTCAGAACGCGATCACTACAGAGACTTGTTAATTATTAGACGTCGCCAAAGTCAAGTTGGCGGATACTTGTTAACATTGAGCTACCTGCGAAAGAGCACTTAATGGCCCCGGGAACTAAGTTAGGATGGCACTGAAAACGACAATCAAACGAACATGCCCTATCCAGAGAACAGCAGTTGACAATTTCGGGCAGTGCCCACCAGACTCAACAACTAATGCATCTGATAAGTGACGAGTACAACTAAAGAACAAATTGTATCCTTTATTGACAATTTACAGCAATTGGAACTGCTCATATGCTgaaccaaaaaaaaaaaacttTAGCTGGATTTCGATCACAGGCCTCATAAAGCAAGAAATGCCACACGATAAGAAGTTTATTAACTAAAACGCAGTAACGTATAAGCAACATATGCACCCGCCCATTATTCTATCTATAGAAATGCATTCTCCTTACCTGCGTACCGCTCTTGTATCTTCTGACTGCCATGTATATGTCTTGATCACGGATAAATGATGAGAAGCTGGTCATGGAACGTGTCGGTCAcggagaaggagaaaatAAAAGAATGAAGCTTGGGAGGAGAAAGAATTAACATGGTATGGTGATGCTACAGACTTCCAAAACTTCAGCTAGGAAGACGGCCGAAGATAAGGAATAATGGTTCCGATCAATCTATATACAATGAGATCAAAATGCGGTGTAACATGCGCCTGGCTGATGGACAGCAATGGCGAGAAGTCGTAATGGCACATGCAAATAATATTCGAGGCGCATTATAGGGGGTTGTGATTATATATTGTCGCGGAGAAACTATCGGTACAGTAAGCTATACTCGATTGCGTGCTGCAGAAGCGCGTTCAAGAGGATTGATATTGGTGGCAGTGATACTTGCGCCGCTACAAGGATTTGAACGATTGATTGCGGCTTTTGAAAGTCGCGAATTACGGGCTATCTGCCACTCAGGAAGTTGTCTGGCGACTGTTAATGGAATCAGCGATTGACTCCTGGTTAACGGTGAAATCTAGGAACCTACCCGTCACACGTAACTCCTTGCCCGTGAATTTGGCGTTGACAGATTTCAAATTGGCATCTTCACCGAGTTTGATGTCCCATTGAGCATGATCTGAATGACCCAAAATAAGCATTTGATTCAATTGCCGCTGTTGTTAGTAACATACCGCCTTCGTCCCACTGATCTGCCACAATATGAACCGTTCGGTGCCCGCGAGTTGCAATGGTGATGTTGTCGATCCTGCGAGAGGTAGTGAGCGATTGTTGCTGGCATAAATATGTAAGACAACTTACGAAAAGCCTGGGAGCCAAACCATTATATCATACGCACTTGGCGTACTTTTAATGGCAATCCTCCCTTGCGGGCCCTTGATCATCTCAATCCACTCATCCTCGGCACCCTCAAATAGCTCTGGATCAAAATCATCTATGTTGATATCTGGGCGACTTTGACCAGAGCCGAAGGAAAGTGCTCTACCAGAGTACGAGTTGGTAATAGCCGGTGGCTGCGCCCATCTAGGTGCCTGGGGAGGTGTAGAAAGATTTCGACTAGAGCTTTTGCCggaagatgacgaggcGGTGCTTGCAGCAGACGAGGCAGAGGGAGCAAGACCAGAAGACGAGGAGTTTCGCCTTTCGCCAGAATAGCATGAAAGCGGGTAGCCCACGGGAGGCGAGATAGGCGCAGATATCTGGCACCCAGTAGAGGGAGAATGAGCCCGAGTCCATTTGTCCTGGCAGGATGTGGAGGCATGAGACTCTCTCGAAAAGCGCTTAACTTCGGGATTTGCGACGGCCGTGGATGGGGCCTGAGTTGCTGATGACCTGGCCACTGACGAACCAATATCAGGTCGAAGTGCTTGAGACAGGGGCGGAATTTGGCTCAGAGAAGTAAAGCTCGGGAAAGAGGGGTCATGATGGGGTGCAGTTGGAGGAGTATCGAGACTGCGTAGTTGAGCCATAAGTTAGCGACAACATCCACAAGCAATACGCCAATTAATTAGAGGTTTCGGTTTGATGAGATATGCAGCGACTCATACCAAGACTTTCGCACCATATACCAACACCTGCTGACTAAAAAGCAATGGGCTGAAACCTCGTGGCTCAAAGAAGGATGTTAAAATGTTCCAAATGTAGCAGTGGTCTGACGAGGAGCATTCGTGACACTTTGATTCTTTTCAACAACGCCTCTCAGAGTGGCGCATATCTCTCCATGAGCATGCAGCCACCTGTAAAGCTACAAGTGCCGATACAAAGAAAAACGTGCTGAGATATAAAGATCGTGACGATCGATTACTCACCTGGCGTGCTTTTTCCTCCAACTATTCCCTCGTTTGAGTGATGGAGAGCGAGATACGGCTGATGGCTGCTCGCCAATGCTGGGCCCGATACTAGCCATTGCCGACGGTTCATCACAGACCTCGGTAATGCTGGGCGCTGTTGACAAAGGCCACACGGGAGCACTAATCTCTGCTCGAGGAGTGCTTTCTCCTTTCGAATGAGTAGTACTTGTGGTAGACCCAGAAGGAGAAGTATTCGGGCTGTGGGAATGGAAGACGGGTGGAAGTTGGTGGTCGTATGGCTGGAGTTCTGGCGTCGTAAGGTTCGGACCtgaagaggacgaagaCCGTGATGAGGATGTTAAAAGTGTTTCGCTTGAAGAGCTGGGTGAACCGTGCAGAGGTAGCTGGGCACCAGCAGACATGGCTACCAACGGGGGAACATTAGGACTGTTGGATCCGTCCGGGGGCTCGCCCATGGTGGATGCGTTGAATGATTAAAAGTTGACAGTTTTAAAGATTGTTTGCTGAGTAAGTGGAGCCGAGCTCGGATGCTGTAGAGCTGGTGATATATACGGCTGAGCTTGTGTGTTTATAGGAGCGGCGAATGAAAAGAGATAATATCGGTGGCAAGCGAGTGTTATAgtaggaaggaaggaagagggacGAAAGACTGATCATCTGCAAACACAGGGCCCACCAACGACTTGCCAGCAGCACCGACAGAATTATGTATTATtactcttccttcctcgcCGCCGCCGGCGGGAATGTTCATTCTTAAACTTACCCCCATTTAACACCCATGAAACACGTATTTTTATTGGCCTGCTGACATCATTTTATCCTTAAATCAGGGCGATAAGCACATTTTTAACGTATTCCCTCCTCCGGCGTTTTTGCCCCTTGCCATATTCTGCAACCATACACGAGCGGCAAGCCCGAAGTCCGAAATGCTTAACACTAATTGTGAAAAGCAATTGGAAGGTTGGATGGAACAAGTTTCTATGTCCTGATTCATCCATTACCCCGCCATTACCCATTACTCGACCATGATGCCACTACTGCTACTACTCCTAATGTCAATCCAGTACTGTTGCGCAGACGCAAATGACAATCCAACTCAAGTTACAGTTGAGCTTAACTTCATATGCGATTATGTGATTATCTCGTCGTTTATGTGCTTTTCCTCCCTACAGAGTCGTACTACTTTCACTACTCTTTCATGACATTTTGTTCTCACAGCAATTTCTCAGCCAACATAGATGACCAGCATGCGAGATTTGTATCATAAACTGACTTTATAATTTGCAACAGATAAACGCATGTTTAAATCTGCTGTCAATAGTCTCGTCATTCAACATTAGGTACCATAGCTACGTAATATCATGCGGTCATGAACTGCTGAAGGCCGAGGAAGTGCCCCTTGTTGGCAGACAGGATGTATTATTCATTCAGTTCCTTCTGTTTCTAGGGGCGTCGCCCATGAGTCAAAAAATCTTTTAAGTCTTCATTCGCAGCTAAGCCGCAACAGCAGATGGATCATACGCATTGTGTACTGCTGTGTACGGTTATTTTAACAAGCGCTTGCGAATGATTAAGCATCGTTGTCGTCGGCACTCGACTAAGCTGTGCGTCCTACCTTACTTTACGTATAAATGTTCCTCAAAATGTAGCATGACAAACACAGCAAGCGTTCTGCGCTATAATAGTACTAATATTTTAATTTAGTTCGTTAAAAATGAGATTAATTAGGAACCGAACGAACACAGAAGTGATGACGTGTAAGAATCGTGCCCTGTCAACATTCGCTTTCGTGTCGTGCAGAACGAGCGAGGATGAGCATCATGGATAGGTGACAAACGTTGGCCAGCAGCAGTCCATGGCTTTATTTACCAGCCACAGTTGACTCCATTAACGAGCTGTTACCTACTGCCTTGGAGACGTAGTTCACCAGCATTATCAGTTCTGCTGCGAGAAGAGGGCAGCACTGAAGTTTCGTAAATCTATC
The sequence above is drawn from the Cryptococcus gattii WM276 chromosome N, complete sequence genome and encodes:
- a CDS encoding Hypothetical protein (Similar to SGTC gene model, INSD accession EAL17317.1; CNBN1440) — its product is MRGEHCVAGATILSVISVILLIFAHIGQVSSGALVKSIYMAEVNVAAYGNGFQGGTNTSASGMYDTSTTDLMGTFKGLRQYYRFGMYNACGYQKDGGGICNSSAFAYPMEPLAGMIGDVPAKFRKQTVDIIPTSTFKDNSYNHGMTRAGTGLIFVGSCGAALALIFGVIKLRLTFFIASICASIGAFLLMLGAALWTAVIAKDAWVQNVKVQHGYKLGIYVTAGPSLYLVWVAFAFTSLSCLPYVIACCTYRK
- a CDS encoding Hypothetical protein (Similar to SGTC gene model, INSD accession EAL17318.1; CNBN1450) — its product is MKAPAEKQSKTKIYAPYDATSPKSLQPPPLPHKPKSNSSRPSQPSTPTETTPDVSGQSTYKVARAISSCTRCRSRKQKCDGKLPACSACERAKVECIGFDAISKTNISRNYLHQLEQEITSLRAQVAALTSDDPIGRTKKGIAANASQALSAYRSDFPIDPSLHDNRSPRSPHDSPNIAGPSSYSSQHQRRLSDFPYPSVPSNSDSSRSSFAHASSSRSHPLGQAASLHATSLTRMVHDAALRTGHAANGGSSLNPSGSNASGSDRGSVLGGVDSPIIGNDREEAHTSPETVLTPHSGHKRHPSASPLATSATLSVSSGGKPKRKITIPPLPPQPAVERLVAAYVDFVGVTGPIIHIPTLGRQLVKIREGTDVEEGDIFVVMMVLALSTMASSRFVDPPDDLRACSEAFHAEAMKHLDAVFEEQSYVGLQAILLLVWYSLLNPDKGSIWFLVGLATRACVDLGYHNEHNVQVDQLDALELDMRRRLFWCTYKMDRLLSQSLGRPPSIPDGFINVPLPSNLHDIDIHAGHYGPPTGEPCSYKAVFLHTTKLRQLQSEILFNTYGVHGSTGRIPSDEWFDDCYARLKHWLKTSPEPRGTVSTEGFELSFHNSCLLLFRPSPGCPRPGRKALSTVLTSSGYIIRIYRRMQLNNRISWLWMTSHFSFMAGLSFLYAYFNLYSMGGGHDVPSIDDAMMDIESCLGVLEFLAPRVPSAAACHDTLRTVSQAIFKQLSDLDPPTTTISSSPNRRSLLRGAPISSSREDPLPNVFPAPLPPVALPYELSLLDNLFRNPMASHNKASDYTSNKLCGKRKAETEGYHHSAPSSMPSKTFHPAGEYPPPHSYGSGHVPGPISDPSTIMGTFGLAAHLNLPPGSNLPVFPPSNGPNLSTLANTAAAAAAAGSFAPNGGGSNETMLNVDNEQNGFDIFSFLMDDEGGLGTNGFSLDVPADFSLWG
- a CDS encoding u6 snRNA-associated sm-like protein lsm6, putative (Similar to TIGR gene model, INSD accession AAW47104.1), with the translated sequence MSSPEPQDESQPISGSPSEFLRNIVGKRVKVRIGSGVDYTGVLTCLDGYMNVALEQAEEWAGEVKTAVYGDCFLRGNNVLYISALEDL
- a CDS encoding Hypothetical protein (Similar to TIGR gene model, INSD accession AAW47106.1; CNN01510); its protein translation is MGEPPDGSNSPNVPPLVAMSAGAQLPLHGSPSSSSETLLTSSSRSSSSSGPNLTTPELQPYDHQLPPVFHSHSPNTSPSGSTTSTTHSKGESTPRAEISAPVWPLSTAPSITEVCDEPSAMASIGPSIGEQPSAVSRSPSLKRGNSWRKKHASLDTPPTAPHHDPSFPSFTSLSQIPPLSQALRPDIGSSVARSSATQAPSTAVANPEVKRFSRESHASTSCQDKWTRAHSPSTGCQISAPISPPVGYPLSCYSGERRNSSSSGLAPSASSAASTASSSSGKSSSRNLSTPPQAPRWAQPPAITNSYSGRALSFGSGQSRPDINIDDFDPELFEGAEDEWIEMIKGPQGRIAIKSTPSAYDIMVWLPGFSIDNITIATRGHRTVHIVADQWDEGDHAQWDIKLGEDANLKSVNAKFTGKELRVTVARQLPEWQIARNSRLSKAAINRSNPCSGASITATNINPLERASAARNRV